One genomic window of Leopardus geoffroyi isolate Oge1 chromosome C3, O.geoffroyi_Oge1_pat1.0, whole genome shotgun sequence includes the following:
- the LOC123585954 gene encoding olfactory receptor 6N2, with translation MERRNHSSLAEFVFLGFPKVGHVRGWLFALLLLAYLFTFCGNLLTFLAIRLNAALHTPMYHFVSILSLLELWYTATTIPNMLANLLREKKTISFAGCLLQTYFFHSLGASECYLLTAMAYDRYLAICRPLRYPAVMTPTLCGKLAAGCWTCGFLCPISEVILVSQLPFCGYNEIRHIFCDFPPLLSLACKDTSTNVLVDFAINAFIILITFLFIMVSYGRIISAVLKIKTAEGRKKAFSTCASHLTVVLIFFGSIIFMYVRLKKSYSLTLDRTLAVVYSVLTPLVNPIIYSLRNKELIKAIKRTICQKSGRAHH, from the coding sequence atGGAACGGAGAAACCATTCGAGCCTGGCCGAGTTCGTGTTCCTTGGTTTCCCCAAAGTGGGACATGTCAGGGGCTGGCTTTTTGCCCTGTTGCTGTTGGCATATCTGTTCACTTTCTGCGGCAACTTGCTCACCTTCTTGGCCATACGACTGAACGCAGCCCTGCACACACCCATGTACCACTTTGTCAGTATACTCTCCTTATTGGAACTGTGGTATACAGCCACCACCATCCCCAACATGCTAGCCAATCTTCTCCGTGAGAAGAAGACCATTTCTTTTGCCGGATGCCTCCTTCAGACCTACTTCTTCCACTCTCTAGGGGCCTCTGAATGCTACCTTCTTACAGCCATGGCCTATGACCGATACCTGGCCATCTGCCGGCCCCTCCGCTACCCTGCAGTTATGACCCCGACACTCTGTGGCAAGTTGGCTGCTGGTTGTTGGACTTGTGGCTTCCTGTGTCCCATTTCTGAAGTCATCCTGGTCTCCCAGCTCCCCTTTTGTGGCTATAATGAAATTCGACACATCTTCTGTGACTTTCCACCTCTGCTGAGCCTGGCCTGCAAGGACACATCCACTAATGTCCTTGTGGACTTTGCTATCAATGCCTTTATCATCCTCATCACCTTCCTCTTTATTATGGTTTCTTATGGAAGAATCATCAGTGCTGTACTGAAGataaaaacagcagaaggaagaaagaaggcctTCTCTACCTGTGCCTCACATCTCACTGTGGTTCTCATCTTTTTTGGGAGTATCATTTTCATGTATGTGCGCCTAAAGAAGAGCTATTCCCTGACCCTTGACCGCACACTTGCTGTAGTCTACTCTGTACTAACACCACTCGTCAACCCAATTATCTACAGTCTTCGTAACAAGGAACTCATTAAGGCCATCAAGAGGACCATCTGCCAGAAGTCAGGAAGGGCTCACCATTGA
- the LOC123585525 gene encoding olfactory receptor 10C1-like, with the protein MDPLNHTWTQSFILTGFSVPGTLRPLAFLGTLCLYLLTLSGNLFIVVLVQVDAGLSTPMYFFIGVLSFLELGYVSATVPTLLHTWLRGRSAISAAVCFIQLYVFHSLGMTECHLLGVMALDRYLAICRPLRYRALMTRKVRFWLAGAAWVAGFSAALVPASLTATLPFCLKEVAHYFCDLAPLMRLACVDAGWHARVHGAVIGVATGCNFVLIWGLYGGILRAVLKLPSAASRVKAFSTCSSHMIVVALFYASAFTVYVGPPGNRSEGTDKCIALVYALLTPLLNPIVYTLRNKEVREAVKRVTVRVRTILKGP; encoded by the coding sequence ATGGATCCGCTCAACCACACGTGGACCCAGAGTTTCATCCTCACTGGTTTCAGTGTCCCCGGAACCCTGCGACCTCTTGCCTTCTTGGGGACCCTGTGCCTCTATCTCCTCACACTGTCCGGGAACCTGTTCATCGTTGTCCTGGTCCAGGTGGATGCTGGACTGTCcacgcccatgtacttcttcATCGGTGTCCTCTCCTTCCTGGAGCTCGGGTACGTCAGCGCCACAGTGCCCACGCTGCTGCACACGTGGCTCCGTGGGCGCTCGGCCATCTCGGCAGCGGTGTGCTTCATCCAGCTGTACGTCTTCCACTCCCTGGGCATGACCGAGTGCCATCTGCTGGGCGTCATGGCGCTGGACCGCTACCTGGCCATCTGCCGCCCGCTCCGCTACCGGGCACTCATGACCAGAAAGGTCCGGTTCTGGCTGGCAGGGGCCGCTTGGGTGGCTGGCTTCTCAGCGGCACTGGTGCCAGCCAGCCTCACGGCCACCTTGCCCTTCTGTCTGAAAGAGGTGGCCCACTACTTCTGTGACTTGGCACCGCTGATGCGGTTGGCGTGCGTGGATGCAGGCTGGCACGCTCGAGTGCACGGGGCGGTGATTGGTGTGGCCACTGGCTGCAACTTCGTGCTCATTTGGGGACTCTACGGGGGCATCCTGAGGGCCGTGCTGAAGCTGCCCTCGGCTGCCAGCCGGGTcaaggccttctccacctgctcctcccacatGATCGTGGTGGCCCTCTTTTATGCCTCCGCCTTCACGGTCTATGTGGGGCCACCTGGGAACCGCTCTGAGGGCACAGACAAGTGTATCGCCTTGGTGTATGCCCTTCTCACTCCTCTCCTCAACCCCATCGTCTATACCCTTCGCAacaaggaagtgagggaggccGTGAAGAGGGTCACTGTCAGGGTCAGGACTATTCTGAAGGGACCCTGA